In Candidatus Contubernalis alkalaceticus, the following proteins share a genomic window:
- the glmS gene encoding glutamine--fructose-6-phosphate transaminase (isomerizing) codes for MCGIVGYIGTQQACPILIEGLKKLEYRGYDSAGVALLNGGNIEIVKSVGRLHDLEKKLNGYSPWGSIGIGHTRWATHGRPSDVNSHPHKACSSDFAVVHNGIIENYLQLKGWLASEGHIFCSETDTEVLAHLVENFYQGDLLEAVRKAISKVEGSYAMAVMTDQEEDKIVCVRKESPLVIGLGKGEQFIASDIPAILNHTRKTYIMDDHEIAVVENEDVSIFNGTGKKINKSVFNVNWDQQAAEKDGFDHFMLKEIYEQPPAIKETLKGRLDIENYRIQLNDITLEAEYLKNLSKINIVACGTAYHAGLVGKHVIEKLTRIPVEVELASEYRYRDPIVDPERNLVMVVSQSGETADTLAAMKLSKSMGAKVLAVTNVVGSSVSREADSVIYTWAGPEIAVASTKAYITQLVAMYLWGLYIAQLKESLSQKETKEIMDGLRCIPSQVQCILEQTSKIEDIARVVYQKDDLFFIGRGLDYAVAQEGSLKLKEISYIHAESYAAGELKHGTLALVTEDTPVLAVLTQKNIYEKTLSNIKEVKARDAYVIAVTLKSNKSIETEVDKVFYVPENLDILMPLLTVVPLQLLSYYAALMRGCDVDKPRNLAKSVTVE; via the coding sequence ATGTGTGGAATCGTCGGGTACATTGGGACGCAGCAGGCATGTCCCATTCTTATAGAAGGTTTAAAAAAGCTTGAGTATCGGGGGTATGATTCTGCAGGAGTTGCCCTTCTAAACGGTGGAAATATAGAAATTGTAAAATCGGTGGGAAGACTTCATGACCTGGAAAAGAAATTGAACGGATATTCTCCCTGGGGTAGTATTGGTATTGGCCATACCCGTTGGGCTACCCATGGCCGTCCTTCAGATGTTAATTCCCATCCCCACAAAGCCTGCAGTAGTGATTTTGCAGTGGTCCATAACGGGATTATTGAAAATTATCTGCAGCTGAAGGGCTGGTTGGCTTCAGAGGGCCATATCTTCTGCTCTGAAACGGACACCGAGGTGCTGGCCCATCTGGTGGAAAACTTCTATCAGGGTGACCTGTTGGAAGCCGTTAGAAAGGCAATTTCTAAAGTAGAGGGTTCATACGCCATGGCGGTCATGACAGACCAGGAAGAGGATAAAATTGTCTGTGTTAGAAAAGAGAGCCCTCTAGTAATTGGTTTAGGTAAAGGGGAACAGTTTATTGCTTCAGACATTCCAGCCATACTCAACCACACCCGGAAAACGTATATTATGGATGATCATGAAATAGCGGTGGTAGAAAATGAAGATGTTTCAATTTTTAATGGAACCGGAAAGAAAATAAATAAAAGCGTATTCAATGTGAATTGGGACCAGCAGGCAGCGGAAAAAGACGGCTTTGACCACTTTATGCTTAAAGAAATATATGAACAGCCTCCAGCCATAAAGGAAACCCTAAAAGGCAGGTTAGACATTGAAAACTATCGGATCCAGTTAAACGATATTACTCTAGAAGCAGAATATCTGAAAAATCTAAGCAAGATAAACATTGTAGCCTGCGGCACTGCGTATCATGCAGGACTGGTGGGAAAACATGTTATAGAAAAGTTGACCCGTATACCCGTTGAAGTAGAACTGGCCTCAGAATATCGTTACCGGGATCCCATTGTAGACCCGGAGAGAAACCTGGTGATGGTAGTCAGTCAGTCTGGGGAAACAGCAGATACCCTGGCAGCTATGAAACTGTCTAAGTCCATGGGAGCCAAAGTTCTGGCGGTGACCAACGTTGTCGGCAGCTCCGTGTCCCGGGAGGCAGACTCTGTTATTTACACCTGGGCAGGCCCGGAAATTGCCGTGGCCTCTACCAAAGCTTATATCACCCAGCTGGTGGCTATGTATCTTTGGGGTCTTTATATTGCTCAGTTGAAGGAAAGCCTGTCTCAAAAAGAGACTAAAGAAATTATGGATGGGCTGAGGTGCATCCCCAGCCAGGTGCAGTGTATTCTGGAACAGACATCAAAAATAGAAGACATTGCTAGAGTTGTCTACCAAAAAGATGACCTGTTCTTCATTGGGAGGGGCTTGGACTATGCAGTAGCTCAGGAGGGTTCTTTAAAGCTAAAAGAGATATCCTACATTCATGCCGAATCCTATGCAGCAGGGGAACTTAAGCACGGCACCCTTGCTCTGGTGACTGAAGATACCCCGGTATTGGCAGTGTTGACTCAAAAAAATATTTATGAAAAGACCTTAAGCAATATCAAGGAGGTAAAAGCCCGGGATGCTTATGTTATTGCGGTGACATTAAAGAGCAACAAGTCTATAGAAACTGAAGTAGATAAAGTGTTCTATGTCCCCGAAAACCTGGACATTTTAATGCCGCTTTTGACCGTGGTCCCTCTGCAGCTGCTCTCTTACTACGCCGCCCTGATGAGGGGCTGTGACGTTGATAAACCCAGGAACCTGGCAAAAAGTGTTACGGTTGAGTAA
- a CDS encoding DUF1002 domain-containing protein, whose amino-acid sequence MKKRLKIKVIGTILIMLSMFIFTAAVMAVEDGIDEKNGLPRVVYGESLSESQQEEVRRLLNVTDRDMVREYIVTAADLVQYIGGDGGSNMYSSAIITRKNEGHGIVIKIVSVENITQVTSEMYANALLTAGVENAYVEVASPVKVTGHSALTGIYKAFNVDGESLDQDRMEVANQELELVTELADLEGVDKESITQLLTEIKKQIAAQNPASREEVEQIVIEQLNKLNLELSEADIQKLSDLFEKMRSIDIDFGQVTKQLEDITKSIQNRLQEISGDTDFWEVVKDFFAQIVDAIKNIFS is encoded by the coding sequence ATGAAAAAACGATTGAAAATAAAAGTGATTGGCACTATACTAATTATGTTAAGTATGTTCATTTTTACAGCAGCAGTGATGGCAGTTGAAGATGGTATTGATGAGAAAAACGGTTTACCTCGTGTAGTCTATGGAGAGTCATTGTCAGAGTCACAACAAGAAGAAGTGCGGCGATTATTAAATGTTACTGACCGAGATATGGTTAGAGAATATATTGTTACAGCTGCGGACCTTGTACAGTATATTGGTGGGGATGGAGGATCAAACATGTATTCTTCAGCCATAATCACCCGTAAAAATGAAGGGCATGGTATTGTCATTAAAATTGTAAGCGTGGAGAATATTACTCAAGTTACTAGTGAAATGTATGCCAATGCGCTGTTGACAGCCGGTGTCGAAAATGCCTATGTTGAGGTCGCGTCTCCGGTCAAAGTAACTGGACATTCTGCCTTAACGGGAATATATAAAGCATTTAATGTTGATGGTGAATCGTTAGATCAAGACCGAATGGAAGTAGCAAACCAAGAGTTAGAACTTGTTACAGAATTAGCCGATCTAGAGGGTGTCGACAAGGAAAGCATCACCCAGTTATTAACGGAAATCAAAAAACAAATTGCTGCACAAAACCCAGCATCACGTGAAGAAGTAGAGCAAATAGTTATTGAGCAATTAAATAAATTGAATTTAGAACTCAGTGAAGCAGACATTCAAAAATTATCAGATTTGTTTGAGAAGATGCGTTCCATCGATATTGATTTTGGACAAGTAACCAAGCAGTTAGAAGACATTACTAAAAGCATCCAGAATAGGCTGCAAGAAATTAGTGGTGACACAGATTTTTGGGAAGTTGTTAAGGACTTCTTTGCTCAAATTGTAGATGCAATTAAAAATATATTTTCATAG
- a CDS encoding ATP-binding protein codes for MAIMSKCPGQDTRYWKPEDIQDAKCPGCEQPIEFWKTDIRVKCPNCQKIVTNPNFNLSCAAWCSFATQCLGDVARGLGKPDSLRKKLEVEVQHDLNDETAKMILAALEKGWEIAERDNAEFLIVVLSITYKVIKDQYGSGEGERLFQNIRKKAEIPRLAADQAIQVAEEVEKKIFENASARVVYETLYGERIPVNTEQKDEPEMAARVKREIIKIDEDLCDGCGECVPSCAEGAIQIIDGKARLVSEIYCDGLGACLGECPQGAISMEEREAEPFDEEAVEKYLETLKDTESTACASTVEQEIPRGEMPAGIETNDAGEDFSELVNWPVKLKLVSPEAEFLKKPQLVISADCVPFAFGNFHRRFLKGRPLLIGCPKLDDTTLYFTKLTEIFKTNNYEKVTVVYMEIPCCSGLYGLVEKALEEADSKALLQSVNIGVDGQEISNSKR; via the coding sequence ATGGCTATTATGAGTAAATGTCCCGGGCAGGATACCCGGTATTGGAAACCAGAGGATATTCAGGATGCCAAGTGTCCGGGCTGTGAGCAGCCCATAGAGTTTTGGAAAACTGATATAAGAGTAAAGTGTCCCAACTGTCAAAAAATTGTGACCAACCCCAATTTTAACCTGTCCTGTGCCGCCTGGTGCTCTTTTGCCACACAGTGTTTAGGGGATGTGGCCCGGGGACTGGGAAAACCGGATTCATTGAGGAAGAAGCTGGAGGTAGAGGTGCAGCATGACTTAAATGATGAAACAGCAAAAATGATTTTGGCAGCTCTGGAAAAAGGGTGGGAAATTGCCGAGAGGGATAATGCCGAATTTTTGATAGTAGTGCTCTCCATTACTTACAAGGTTATCAAGGATCAATATGGCAGTGGGGAAGGGGAAAGGCTCTTTCAAAATATACGCAAGAAAGCGGAGATTCCTCGTCTGGCGGCAGACCAGGCCATTCAGGTAGCAGAGGAGGTTGAGAAGAAAATCTTTGAAAATGCCAGCGCCCGGGTAGTTTATGAAACCCTTTATGGAGAAAGAATTCCTGTCAACACAGAGCAGAAAGATGAACCGGAAATGGCAGCCAGAGTTAAGCGGGAAATAATTAAAATTGATGAAGATCTGTGTGATGGTTGTGGGGAGTGTGTCCCCTCCTGTGCCGAGGGTGCCATACAGATTATTGACGGGAAAGCCAGGCTGGTCAGTGAGATATACTGCGACGGTTTAGGCGCCTGTCTGGGAGAATGCCCCCAGGGAGCCATAAGCATGGAGGAAAGAGAGGCTGAACCCTTTGATGAGGAAGCGGTGGAGAAATACCTGGAGACACTAAAAGACACTGAGAGCACAGCATGTGCATCCACGGTGGAACAGGAAATCCCCCGGGGAGAAATGCCAGCCGGGATTGAAACAAATGATGCCGGGGAAGATTTTTCAGAGCTGGTCAACTGGCCGGTAAAGCTGAAGCTGGTATCCCCTGAGGCGGAATTCTTGAAGAAACCCCAGCTGGTAATTTCTGCAGACTGCGTGCCCTTTGCCTTTGGGAACTTTCACCGCAGGTTTTTGAAGGGAAGGCCCCTGTTAATCGGTTGTCCCAAATTAGATGATACCACACTGTATTTTACCAAGCTGACAGAGATTTTTAAAACCAATAACTATGAAAAAGTTACGGTAGTATATATGGAAATCCCCTGCTGCTCCGGGCTGTACGGTCTGGTGGAAAAGGCCCTGGAGGAGGCAGATTCAAAGGCCCTTCTGCAGAGTGTAAATATTGGGGTTGATGGGCAGGAAATAAGTAATAGCAAAAGATAG
- the asnS gene encoding asparagine--tRNA ligase, which translates to MQKITVRQLVSHTNRFDNKQIQVNGWIRSNRDQKSFGFISLNDGTHFDSIQIVYEKEFLSNFDEVAGLGAGAAVTVRGTFVLTPQTRQPFEIKAAEIILEGDSPKDYPIQPKRHSREFLREVAHLRPRTNLFSAVFRVRSLLNFAIHKFFQEKGFIYFHSPIITANDAEGAGELFRVTTLDPKEPPITGDGYVNYSEDFFGKKTNLSVSGQLEAEAFALAFRNVYTFGPTFRAENSNTPRHAAEFWMIEPEVAFADLKDNMRLAEEMMKYIIGYILDHAVEEMEFFNKFVDKGLKDRMQNIINSQFEQITYTKAIEILKKSNKKFQYPVEWGKDLQTEHERYLTEKAFNKPVFVTDYPKGIKAFYMRLNDDGKTVAAMDLLVPGVGEIIGGSQREERIEKLEERMVEFNIKKEDLWWYLELRKYGGVKHAGFGLGFERAVMYITGVSNIRDVIPFPRTVNTCEF; encoded by the coding sequence ATGCAAAAAATAACAGTACGACAACTGGTAAGCCACACTAACCGTTTTGATAACAAACAAATCCAGGTAAACGGTTGGATTAGAAGTAACCGGGATCAAAAATCCTTTGGCTTTATCTCTTTAAATGATGGAACCCATTTTGATTCAATTCAAATAGTATATGAAAAGGAGTTTCTATCAAACTTTGATGAGGTGGCAGGGTTAGGAGCAGGTGCAGCTGTAACGGTAAGGGGAACGTTTGTGCTGACACCACAGACAAGGCAGCCCTTTGAAATAAAGGCAGCAGAAATTATCTTAGAAGGGGATTCCCCTAAGGATTATCCCATACAACCCAAAAGGCACTCTAGGGAATTTTTAAGAGAAGTAGCACATCTGCGGCCTCGAACAAATCTTTTTTCGGCAGTTTTTAGGGTCCGGTCACTGCTTAACTTCGCTATTCATAAATTTTTTCAAGAAAAAGGCTTTATTTATTTTCATTCACCCATAATTACTGCCAATGATGCAGAAGGTGCTGGAGAATTATTCAGAGTGACAACTTTGGACCCAAAGGAGCCTCCAATTACAGGGGATGGATATGTCAATTATTCTGAAGATTTTTTTGGCAAAAAGACAAATCTTTCGGTTAGCGGTCAGTTAGAAGCAGAAGCCTTTGCTCTTGCCTTTAGAAATGTGTATACCTTCGGGCCAACTTTTAGAGCGGAAAATTCAAATACACCAAGGCATGCGGCGGAATTCTGGATGATAGAACCTGAAGTCGCTTTTGCAGATTTAAAAGATAATATGAGGCTGGCAGAAGAAATGATGAAATATATAATAGGTTACATCCTTGATCATGCCGTTGAAGAGATGGAATTTTTCAATAAATTTGTGGATAAGGGATTAAAAGACAGGATGCAAAATATTATAAATTCTCAATTTGAACAGATAACTTATACAAAAGCCATAGAGATACTAAAGAAATCTAATAAAAAGTTCCAATATCCCGTTGAATGGGGTAAAGACTTGCAAACAGAGCATGAAAGATATTTGACAGAAAAAGCTTTTAATAAACCGGTGTTTGTAACTGATTACCCCAAAGGCATTAAGGCATTTTATATGCGTTTGAATGATGATGGAAAAACTGTTGCAGCTATGGATTTATTAGTTCCGGGAGTAGGAGAAATCATAGGAGGCAGCCAGAGGGAAGAAAGAATAGAAAAGTTAGAAGAAAGAATGGTTGAGTTTAATATTAAAAAAGAAGATTTATGGTGGTATTTAGAGCTGAGGAAATATGGAGGAGTTAAGCATGCCGGTTTTGGATTGGGTTTTGAAAGGGCAGTTATGTATATTACAGGAGTAAGCAATATAAGGGATGTCATCCCATTTCCAAGAACGGTTAATACCTGCGAATTTTAA
- a CDS encoding class I SAM-dependent methyltransferase, whose amino-acid sequence MNDLEKKLNQCKKPSGKMGKQVVEEMNKHHFHLTSWGLEKVHIEENSIILDIGCGGGSTVARLASMAVGGKVYGIDYSPDCVNWSKAHNKQLISKGRVEILHAGVEKMPFEENQFDIVMAVETVYFWPGLVKCFQEVRRVLKSSGKFVIVNEMYVNEAFKERNDKFTAAGEMILHTPEKLKELLEKAGFKSVTIDLMEEKNWLCCVSEK is encoded by the coding sequence ATGAACGATCTTGAAAAGAAATTAAACCAATGTAAAAAACCATCCGGCAAAATGGGGAAGCAGGTAGTTGAGGAGATGAACAAGCACCATTTTCATTTGACCAGTTGGGGCTTAGAAAAAGTTCATATTGAAGAAAACAGTATTATTTTGGACATCGGCTGTGGTGGAGGAAGCACCGTGGCAAGATTAGCATCCATGGCAGTGGGGGGTAAGGTTTACGGAATTGATTATTCGCCAGACTGCGTGAACTGGTCAAAAGCACATAACAAGCAGCTGATATCTAAAGGCCGGGTGGAAATCCTTCATGCTGGCGTTGAAAAGATGCCCTTTGAAGAGAATCAATTCGATATTGTCATGGCGGTGGAAACAGTCTATTTTTGGCCTGGCCTTGTTAAATGCTTTCAAGAAGTGAGGAGAGTTTTGAAGTCCTCAGGAAAATTTGTTATTGTTAATGAAATGTATGTAAATGAAGCGTTTAAAGAAAGAAATGACAAGTTTACAGCAGCAGGTGAGATGATATTACATACTCCTGAAAAACTTAAAGAATTATTGGAGAAAGCCGGTTTTAAAAGTGTTACTATAGATTTGATGGAAGAGAAAAATTGGTTATGCTGTGTAAGTGAAAAATAA
- a CDS encoding DUF3147 family protein encodes MEFLLKTVVSALLIALVSEVSKKSTAFGAILISLPITSMIAMTWLFVETNDSGKVLQFSNLIIWIVIPSIIFFIVMSFLLRYNCNFYLAMAVSSVVMICSYCLYVKIIKYVGINI; translated from the coding sequence ATGGAATTTCTTTTGAAAACCGTTGTATCCGCCCTGCTCATTGCCCTTGTATCCGAAGTCAGCAAAAAATCTACTGCCTTTGGTGCCATTCTTATTTCCCTGCCCATCACTTCAATGATTGCCATGACCTGGTTATTTGTTGAAACCAATGATTCCGGCAAAGTTTTACAGTTTTCCAACCTTATAATCTGGATAGTAATTCCATCTATCATCTTTTTCATAGTTATGTCTTTTTTACTCCGCTACAACTGCAATTTCTATTTGGCCATGGCGGTATCCTCTGTGGTCATGATCTGCAGCTATTGTCTGTATGTTAAGATTATAAAGTATGTGGGTATAAACATTTAA
- a CDS encoding metal-sensing transcriptional repressor, giving the protein MINTHNHVNKKSIVNRMSRIIGHMESVKRMVEEDRECSEILIQMSAVRSALNNAGKLILTDHINHCVVDAIKNNDTKTLEDLDKAIDKFIK; this is encoded by the coding sequence ATTATTAATACTCATAACCACGTAAATAAAAAAAGTATTGTAAACAGGATGTCCCGCATCATAGGCCACATGGAGTCTGTCAAAAGGATGGTAGAGGAAGACAGGGAATGCAGTGAAATACTGATTCAGATGTCTGCAGTAAGGTCTGCATTAAACAATGCCGGAAAACTTATTTTAACCGACCATATTAACCACTGTGTAGTGGATGCCATTAAAAACAACGATACCAAAACTTTGGAAGACTTAGATAAAGCCATTGACAAATTTATCAAGTAA
- a CDS encoding TraB/GumN family protein yields the protein MFEENITRVDLDGRELILIGTAHVSKKSAEQVKEVIEAERPDCVCIELDKQRYQTVMDRDRWKKMDIFKIIKEKKATLLLINLLISSFQKRLAKQFGIKPGQEMIQGIESAKEVGATLVLADRNIQVTFSRIWHGIGLWGKVKLMFSIFFSIFNDESFSEEELEKIKSQDMLDAMLNDFTEFFPKLKVPLIDERDQYLAQKIKEAPGSKVVAVLGAAHVPGIKEEIKKEHNLAALSKLPPKSKAPKIIAWAIPIIILAIIGYTFFANPSAGVNQTVSWVLWNGFFSAIGAAIAFGHPLTIITAFIVAPLSSLNPLMAAGWFAGIVQAYISRPSVEAFESLSEDVFTVKGFWTNKVTRILLTVALTNLGSTLGTIIGGADVIRLFIENI from the coding sequence ATGTTTGAAGAAAATATTACAAGAGTAGATTTGGATGGCAGGGAACTTATACTCATTGGAACTGCTCACGTATCCAAAAAAAGTGCGGAACAAGTGAAGGAAGTTATAGAAGCCGAAAGGCCTGATTGTGTTTGTATAGAATTGGATAAACAGAGATATCAAACTGTCATGGATAGAGACAGATGGAAGAAGATGGACATATTTAAGATTATTAAAGAAAAGAAAGCTACTCTTCTATTAATTAATCTTTTAATATCTTCTTTTCAAAAGCGGCTGGCAAAGCAATTTGGCATTAAGCCTGGGCAAGAAATGATTCAGGGAATTGAATCAGCTAAAGAAGTAGGTGCTACTCTAGTACTGGCCGATAGAAATATACAGGTAACCTTTTCACGAATTTGGCATGGAATTGGGCTGTGGGGAAAAGTTAAGCTTATGTTTTCTATTTTCTTTAGTATTTTTAATGACGAGAGTTTTTCAGAAGAGGAACTGGAGAAAATAAAGTCTCAAGATATGCTTGATGCTATGCTTAATGATTTTACAGAGTTTTTTCCTAAATTAAAAGTTCCTTTGATTGATGAGCGGGATCAATATTTAGCTCAGAAGATAAAAGAAGCTCCGGGAAGTAAGGTTGTTGCAGTTTTAGGGGCTGCTCATGTTCCCGGGATAAAGGAAGAAATTAAAAAAGAACATAATTTAGCAGCTTTATCCAAGCTTCCTCCAAAATCCAAAGCACCTAAAATTATTGCTTGGGCCATACCAATAATTATTCTTGCTATCATTGGTTATACTTTTTTCGCGAATCCTTCTGCTGGAGTCAATCAAACAGTGAGCTGGGTGCTGTGGAATGGATTTTTTTCAGCAATCGGTGCGGCCATTGCTTTTGGACATCCCCTGACCATTATTACTGCCTTTATTGTAGCTCCCTTAAGCTCTTTAAATCCACTCATGGCTGCCGGGTGGTTTGCGGGGATAGTCCAAGCCTATATCAGCCGGCCCAGTGTAGAAGCTTTTGAAAGCCTATCGGAGGATGTTTTTACTGTAAAAGGATTTTGGACCAATAAGGTAACCCGTATTCTACTTACAGTAGCCTTAACAAATTTAGGGAGTACCTTGGGGACAATAATTGGTGGAGCCGATGTAATTCGTTTGTTTATAGAGAATATATAG
- the thiC gene encoding phosphomethylpyrimidine synthase ThiC — translation MTLLCSAAEGIFTSEMEQVASREGVSPELVMKGVAEGKIVILRNTLHQSVVPTGIGPGLKTKVSASVGLYGENAVLKEEAAKVQAAIHFGADVIMDLSVSGDIDAMRKKTLALCSRPVGTLPLYQALAEAGEKQGSSLNLKEEDLFEVIERQAAEGVDFLAFHSSLTMDIVERAKTDHRIDSLVSYGGSHLMGWMLHNQKENPLYENYDRVLDIARRYDITISIADGMRPGCLHDSLDGPQVQELVVIGELVRRAREAGVQIMVKGPGHVPLDQLKATVILQKSLCHGAPYFVFGPVVTDIAAGYDHISAAIGSAVSAWAGADFICYVTPAEHIGIPNLEQVREGVIASRIAAHAADLAKGLKGADQWDLELSRARKKLDWEEQMRLAIDPQRAEQIRKDRSKESSSACAMCGKYCAMEIVSEYLGTAKINC, via the coding sequence ATGACATTATTATGCAGTGCAGCAGAAGGTATTTTTACTTCTGAAATGGAACAGGTGGCATCAAGGGAGGGAGTATCTCCGGAGTTGGTAATGAAGGGGGTTGCAGAGGGAAAGATTGTAATCCTTAGAAATACTCTGCACCAAAGCGTAGTCCCCACAGGAATTGGCCCGGGGCTGAAGACCAAGGTAAGTGCCAGTGTTGGTCTGTATGGAGAGAATGCAGTGTTGAAGGAAGAGGCAGCCAAGGTTCAGGCAGCCATCCACTTTGGAGCTGACGTTATCATGGATTTAAGTGTAAGCGGAGATATTGATGCCATGAGGAAAAAAACTCTGGCATTATGCTCCAGACCGGTGGGGACGCTGCCCCTTTATCAGGCTCTGGCCGAGGCCGGGGAAAAACAAGGTTCTTCATTAAACCTGAAAGAAGAAGACCTATTTGAAGTGATTGAAAGGCAGGCAGCTGAAGGCGTTGATTTTTTAGCTTTTCATTCAAGCCTGACCATGGATATTGTGGAAAGGGCTAAGACGGATCACCGGATTGACTCTCTGGTGAGTTATGGAGGGTCTCATCTGATGGGATGGATGCTTCACAACCAAAAGGAAAACCCTCTCTATGAAAATTATGATCGTGTGCTGGATATTGCCCGACGCTATGATATAACCATCAGCATAGCCGACGGTATGAGGCCCGGGTGTCTTCATGATTCCCTGGATGGCCCCCAGGTACAGGAATTGGTAGTGATTGGTGAGCTGGTAAGAAGGGCCAGGGAAGCCGGGGTGCAAATTATGGTCAAGGGGCCGGGGCATGTGCCTTTAGATCAACTGAAGGCTACGGTAATACTGCAAAAAAGTTTATGCCATGGAGCGCCCTATTTTGTGTTTGGCCCCGTAGTCACCGATATTGCAGCAGGATATGATCATATCAGCGCGGCAATCGGTAGTGCTGTAAGTGCCTGGGCTGGGGCAGATTTTATCTGTTATGTAACACCGGCAGAACATATTGGCATCCCTAACCTTGAACAGGTTCGGGAAGGAGTTATCGCTTCCCGAATTGCCGCCCATGCTGCTGACCTGGCTAAGGGACTGAAGGGAGCGGATCAATGGGACCTGGAGTTATCTCGGGCTAGAAAGAAACTGGACTGGGAAGAGCAGATGAGGCTGGCTATAGATCCCCAGAGGGCGGAACAGATCAGGAAAGATCGGAGCAAGGAATCCTCCTCTGCCTGTGCCATGTGCGGCAAATACTGTGCCATGGAAATTGTTTCTGAGTATTTAGGGACTGCTAAAATAAACTGCTAA
- the bzaB gene encoding B12 lower ligand biosynthesis ThiC-like protein BzaB — MTTQVIWARQGTITPEMEWVAFRENVDVEFIREGLAQGTIVIPRNRNRKEFNYCGIGKGLRIKVNALIGTSSDRDEIEMEERKLAIAQEAGCEAVMDLSTGGDMNRMRSQTLEKANMAVGSVPVYQAGIQAIEKRGSIVEMTGEDIFEAVEQQAEDGVDFMAIHSALNFEVIKRLQTTGRVTDVVSRGGAFLTGWMLHNRKENPLYEQFDRLLEILKAYDVTLSLGDAIRPGSTADSLDGAQLQGMIIAGELVARAQAAGVQVMVEGPGHVPMHHVEPTMLLQKRLCNGAPYFVLGTLATDIAPGYDHITSAIGGALAGASGADFLCYVTPAEHLGLPTEQDVKDGVIAARIAAHAADLARGSRSDWDRNLRMARARVEQDINLQASLALEAKELNKLAAEGKDDSSVCAVCGKECAASAAGRYFQVGGL, encoded by the coding sequence ATGACAACACAAGTAATATGGGCACGTCAGGGTACCATTACTCCGGAAATGGAGTGGGTGGCTTTCCGAGAAAATGTTGATGTTGAGTTTATCCGGGAAGGACTGGCTCAAGGCACTATTGTGATTCCTAGAAATAGAAACCGGAAAGAATTTAATTACTGTGGGATTGGAAAGGGCCTGAGAATTAAAGTAAATGCTCTGATTGGCACCTCCAGTGACCGGGATGAGATTGAAATGGAAGAAAGGAAGCTGGCCATTGCCCAGGAGGCCGGATGTGAAGCGGTTATGGACCTGAGCACCGGGGGAGATATGAACCGGATGAGAAGTCAGACCCTGGAAAAAGCCAATATGGCCGTAGGCAGTGTGCCGGTTTATCAGGCAGGCATCCAAGCCATTGAAAAAAGAGGAAGTATTGTGGAAATGACCGGGGAGGATATATTTGAAGCGGTGGAACAACAGGCGGAAGATGGAGTAGATTTTATGGCCATCCACAGTGCCCTTAATTTTGAGGTAATAAAGCGCCTCCAGACCACCGGCAGGGTTACCGATGTGGTCAGCCGGGGAGGGGCATTCCTGACCGGCTGGATGCTGCATAATCGCAAGGAGAATCCACTATATGAACAGTTTGACCGGCTGCTGGAAATCTTAAAAGCTTATGACGTAACCTTGAGCCTGGGGGACGCCATTCGTCCAGGTTCCACAGCGGATTCTCTGGACGGAGCCCAGCTCCAGGGTATGATTATTGCCGGGGAACTAGTTGCCAGAGCTCAGGCTGCCGGTGTTCAGGTTATGGTGGAGGGTCCAGGGCATGTTCCCATGCACCATGTAGAACCTACCATGCTGCTTCAAAAAAGGCTGTGTAATGGGGCTCCCTATTTTGTACTGGGCACCCTGGCTACGGATATAGCTCCGGGGTATGACCATATTACCTCTGCCATTGGCGGAGCCTTGGCCGGAGCTTCGGGAGCAGACTTCTTATGTTATGTAACCCCTGCGGAACACCTGGGGCTTCCTACGGAACAAGATGTCAAGGACGGGGTAATTGCTGCCAGAATTGCTGCCCATGCGGCAGATTTGGCCAGGGGAAGCCGCAGTGACTGGGATAGAAATTTAAGAATGGCCCGGGCCCGGGTTGAACAGGACATAAATCTCCAGGCATCTCTGGCTTTAGAGGCCAAGGAACTTAATAAGCTGGCAGCGGAAGGGAAAGATGACTCCTCTGTTTGTGCGGTCTGCGGAAAGGAGTGTGCTGCTTCAGCTGCCGGCAGGTATTTTCAAGTAGGAGGTCTATAG